A single Thermosynechococcus vestitus BP-1 DNA region contains:
- the ntrB gene encoding nitrate ABC transporter permease codes for MAIASARRNGNANPLIKFLRQQGADFYLPIMGVIGFLVVWQILSSTKILSLPGPIQVFADERSRYLILHPFYYRSPLDQGLARQTLISLTRVAQGYGLAAVVGITLGILVGTSKTLNKALDPIFQFLRMVAPLAWVPISLAALRQNEPAAIFVIFITSIWPILINTAVGVREIPQDYKNVSRVLRLSKQTFFLKILLPSALPYIFTGLRIAIGLAWLAIIAAEIVMSGVAGIGFFIWDAYQQNYVTEIIVAVVYIGAIGLILDRLVGFLQSKIAPANH; via the coding sequence ATGGCTATTGCATCTGCGCGCCGTAATGGCAATGCCAATCCCCTCATCAAGTTTCTGCGCCAGCAGGGGGCGGATTTTTACCTACCGATTATGGGTGTGATTGGGTTTCTAGTGGTTTGGCAGATTCTCTCTTCAACTAAAATTCTCTCGCTTCCTGGCCCAATTCAGGTGTTTGCTGATGAGCGCAGTCGCTATCTTATCCTCCATCCCTTTTACTACAGGAGCCCACTGGATCAGGGGTTGGCACGGCAGACGCTGATTAGTTTGACCCGTGTTGCCCAAGGCTATGGGCTAGCCGCCGTTGTTGGAATTACGCTGGGGATTTTGGTGGGCACCAGTAAAACACTCAACAAAGCTCTCGACCCCATCTTTCAATTTCTGCGCATGGTGGCTCCCTTGGCGTGGGTCCCCATCTCCCTTGCGGCGTTGCGCCAAAATGAACCCGCCGCAATTTTTGTAATCTTCATTACCTCCATTTGGCCGATTCTCATCAATACTGCTGTGGGCGTGCGGGAAATCCCCCAAGACTATAAAAATGTGTCGCGGGTACTGCGACTTTCCAAGCAAACCTTCTTTTTGAAAATTCTCCTGCCCTCGGCGCTGCCCTATATTTTCACTGGCCTACGGATTGCCATTGGTTTGGCATGGCTGGCGATTATTGCTGCTGAAATTGTGATGTCGGGGGTAGCGGGCATTGGCTTCTTTATTTGGGATGCCTACCAGCAAAACTACGTCACGGAAATTATTGTGGCGGTGGTCTATATCGGTGCCATTGGCCTGATTTTGGATCGCTTGGTGGGCTTCCTGCAAAGCAAAATTGCACCAGCAAATCACTAG
- a CDS encoding nitrate ABC transporter ATP-binding protein (This model describes the ATP binding subunits of ATP-binding cassette (ABC) transporters for nitrate transport, or for bicarbonate transport, in bacteria and archaea.), translating into MGVFVAVEQVEKVFDLTNGGQYLALKGIDLTIQKGEFVSLIGHSGCGKSTLLNMIAGLDLPTSGIVTLEGQRVRQPGPDRMVVFQNYSLLPWLSVRENIALAVDEVLAHLTPAQRRQIVESHIDLVGLRPHAHKSPTMLSGGQKQRVAIARALAIQPKLLLLDEPFGALDALTRGNLQEQLMKICEAQQVTAVMVTHDVDEAVLLSDRIVMLTNGPGSKIGGILEVDIPRPRQRMAVVEHPSYYSLRSEIIYFLNQQKRIKQLQARRKPAIARHGLEKTNLEIGFVPLTACAPIAIAYEKGFFAHHGLEEVSLVRESSWRGIVDGIAAGYLDAAQMPAGMPVWFTCGGHEEQPLPVVSALTLSRNGNGITLKKEFAEQGVRTLSDFHRYLLQTRDRPHRLGMVHPSSMHNLLLRYWLAAGGIHPDHDVHLQTIPPAQMVADLRSGSIDGYCVGDPWNLRAAKEGLGFTIASDIDIWAGHPGKVLGVREDWAMTYPNTHIALVKALLDACRYCADPAHSEEIKQILSRKAYVATNPEYLELGLNEQGGPVHHLFFGDGVNRPSRTEHLWMMTQMARWGTIPFPRNWVEILERVCRVSVFSTAARELGLLDIKYRTGPIQLFDGTTFNADDPISYLNSLTIKHEIYMAEIPLNLPVARAA; encoded by the coding sequence ATGGGCGTTTTTGTGGCCGTGGAACAGGTGGAGAAGGTCTTTGACCTCACCAATGGGGGGCAGTATCTTGCCCTGAAGGGAATTGATCTGACCATTCAAAAGGGGGAGTTTGTCTCCCTAATTGGTCACTCCGGCTGTGGCAAGTCCACGTTACTGAATATGATCGCCGGTTTAGACCTGCCCACTTCAGGGATTGTGACACTGGAAGGACAGCGGGTGCGCCAACCGGGTCCGGATCGCATGGTAGTCTTTCAAAACTACTCGCTGTTGCCGTGGCTTTCGGTACGCGAGAACATTGCCCTAGCAGTGGATGAAGTGCTTGCTCACCTGACTCCGGCGCAACGGCGGCAAATTGTCGAGTCCCATATTGACCTGGTGGGGCTGCGTCCCCATGCCCACAAGTCACCGACAATGCTCTCGGGGGGTCAAAAACAACGGGTGGCGATCGCCCGCGCCCTTGCAATTCAGCCGAAGCTACTGCTGTTGGACGAACCCTTTGGTGCCTTGGATGCCCTGACACGGGGCAATTTGCAGGAACAATTGATGAAGATCTGCGAAGCCCAGCAGGTAACGGCGGTGATGGTGACCCACGATGTCGATGAGGCGGTGCTCCTCTCAGATCGGATTGTCATGCTCACCAATGGTCCCGGCTCCAAAATTGGCGGCATTCTTGAGGTAGATATTCCCCGTCCGCGGCAACGGATGGCCGTTGTCGAACACCCTAGTTACTACAGTCTGCGCAGTGAGATCATCTATTTCCTCAACCAGCAAAAACGGATAAAACAGTTGCAGGCACGTCGCAAACCGGCGATCGCCCGCCATGGTCTCGAAAAAACAAATTTGGAAATTGGCTTTGTGCCCCTGACCGCCTGTGCTCCAATCGCCATTGCCTATGAAAAGGGGTTCTTTGCCCACCATGGCCTTGAGGAAGTGTCCCTTGTACGCGAGAGCAGTTGGCGGGGCATTGTGGATGGAATTGCCGCAGGCTACCTCGATGCCGCTCAGATGCCAGCGGGGATGCCCGTGTGGTTTACCTGTGGTGGGCATGAAGAGCAGCCGCTGCCTGTGGTCAGCGCCCTCACCCTTAGCCGCAATGGCAACGGCATCACCCTGAAAAAGGAATTTGCCGAGCAGGGGGTTCGTACCCTGAGTGACTTTCACCGCTACTTGCTGCAGACGCGCGATCGCCCCCACCGTTTGGGAATGGTGCATCCCTCTTCAATGCACAATCTCCTATTGCGCTATTGGCTAGCAGCAGGGGGCATTCACCCCGATCACGATGTCCACCTGCAAACAATTCCACCGGCGCAAATGGTGGCGGATCTGCGCTCCGGCAGTATTGATGGCTATTGTGTAGGCGATCCTTGGAACCTACGGGCAGCGAAAGAGGGGCTAGGCTTTACCATTGCCAGTGACATAGACATTTGGGCTGGGCATCCAGGGAAAGTACTGGGGGTGCGGGAAGATTGGGCGATGACCTACCCCAATACCCACATTGCCTTGGTCAAGGCCCTCCTGGATGCCTGTCGCTACTGTGCCGATCCTGCCCACAGTGAGGAGATTAAGCAAATCCTGAGCCGCAAAGCCTATGTGGCCACCAACCCCGAGTATTTGGAGCTAGGGCTAAATGAACAAGGTGGGCCAGTGCACCATCTCTTTTTTGGCGATGGTGTCAATCGTCCCAGTCGCACCGAACACCTGTGGATGATGACGCAGATGGCTCGCTGGGGCACGATTCCCTTCCCGCGCAATTGGGTAGAGATTCTGGAACGGGTATGTCGCGTGAGTGTCTTTAGTACAGCCGCTCGCGAGTTGGGACTCTTGGATATTAAATATCGCACCGGGCCTATCCAACTGTTTGATGGCACCACCTTCAATGCCGATGACCCCATTAGCTACCTCAATAGCCTCACCATCAAACATGAGATCTATATGGCCGAGATTCCCCTGAATTTACCTGTGGCACGGGCAGCCTAA
- a CDS encoding nitrate ABC transporter ATP-binding protein (This model describes the ATP binding subunits of ATP-binding cassette (ABC) transporters for nitrate transport, or for bicarbonate transport, in bacteria and archaea.) — protein MISNGNQTTTTAVAVGSTESFLRLEQVSKVYPTRNGPFTVLTDITLDVQAGEFICVIGHSGCGKTTLLNMISGFVRPTTGEVRLKGQPIKEPGPDRMVVFQNYALLPWLTAAENVYLAVDAVWPEKSRPQKMAIVREHLAMVGLAEAANKYPAQLSGGMKQRVAIARALAIRPEILILDEPFGALDAITKEELQEELLNIWQEHRCTVLMITHDIDEALFLADRILMMTNGPAAKIGEIMTIPFPRPRDRERILEDPTYYQLRNDALDFLYRRYHLNEDGE, from the coding sequence ATGATTAGCAACGGCAACCAAACCACGACTACCGCTGTGGCCGTAGGCTCTACGGAATCCTTTTTGCGCCTAGAACAGGTGAGCAAAGTCTATCCCACCCGTAATGGACCGTTCACTGTGCTCACGGATATTACCCTCGACGTTCAGGCGGGGGAGTTTATCTGCGTCATTGGCCACTCTGGCTGCGGCAAAACCACCTTACTCAATATGATCTCGGGCTTTGTGCGTCCCACAACGGGGGAAGTACGCCTCAAGGGTCAGCCAATCAAGGAACCGGGGCCCGATCGCATGGTGGTGTTTCAAAACTATGCCCTCTTGCCGTGGTTAACTGCGGCTGAGAATGTCTATCTGGCAGTGGATGCTGTCTGGCCAGAAAAATCCCGTCCACAAAAAATGGCGATCGTCCGCGAACACTTGGCAATGGTGGGCTTGGCGGAAGCAGCTAACAAATATCCGGCTCAATTGTCAGGAGGAATGAAACAACGGGTGGCGATCGCCCGTGCCCTTGCGATTCGGCCAGAAATCCTCATTCTCGATGAACCCTTCGGTGCCCTCGATGCCATCACCAAAGAGGAACTGCAAGAGGAGTTGTTGAATATTTGGCAAGAACACCGCTGCACCGTGCTAATGATTACTCACGATATTGACGAGGCCCTCTTTTTGGCGGATCGCATCCTGATGATGACCAATGGCCCCGCTGCCAAAATTGGCGAGATCATGACCATTCCCTTTCCACGTCCGCGCGATCGCGAGCGCATCCTTGAAGATCCCACCTACTATCAACTGCGCAACGATGCCCTTGACTTTCTCTATCGTCGTTATCATCTCAACGAAGATGGAGAGTAG
- a CDS encoding RNA-guided endonuclease InsQ/TnpB family protein encodes MEKAFSYRFYPTTEQESLLRRTLGCVRLVYNRALAARTEAWYERKERLDYVQTSALLTKWKKQDDLQFLNEVSSVPLQQALRHLQSAFSNFFAGRAKYPNFKKKRNGGSAEFTKSAFRWKDGKVFLAKCNEPPNILWSRRLPDGVEPSTVTIRLNPAGQWYISLRFDDPRDLTLQPVDPSVGLDVGMSSLITLSTGEKIANPKHFNRYYKRLRKAQRSLSRKQKGSRNWDKARLKVAKIHQKISDSRKDHLHQLTTRLIRENQTIIIESLAVKNMVKNRQLARSISDAGWGELVRQLEYKAQWYGRTLVKIDQWFPSSKRCGQCGHIVERLPLSVREWDCPKCGAHHDRDVNAAQNILAVGHTVTVCGAGVRPDRHTSGGQLRRSRKSQK; translated from the coding sequence ATGGAAAAGGCTTTCAGTTACCGCTTCTACCCAACGACCGAGCAGGAATCCCTGCTTCGGAGAACATTGGGCTGTGTTCGGTTGGTTTATAACCGAGCACTGGCAGCCAGAACAGAAGCCTGGTATGAACGAAAAGAGAGACTTGACTACGTTCAAACCTCTGCCTTGCTTACTAAGTGGAAGAAGCAAGATGACCTTCAGTTTTTGAATGAGGTTAGCTCTGTCCCCTTGCAGCAGGCATTGAGACATCTGCAATCTGCTTTCAGTAACTTCTTTGCAGGTCGGGCGAAATATCCCAACTTCAAAAAGAAACGCAATGGCGGTAGCGCAGAATTCACCAAGTCTGCTTTTAGGTGGAAAGACGGAAAAGTATTCTTGGCAAAGTGCAACGAACCGCCGAATATTCTCTGGTCGAGACGGCTTCCAGATGGTGTTGAACCATCCACCGTGACCATCAGGCTTAACCCTGCTGGACAGTGGTACATCAGTCTGAGGTTTGATGACCCCAGAGATTTGACACTGCAGCCCGTCGACCCGTCGGTTGGTTTGGACGTAGGGATGAGCAGCCTCATTACCCTGAGTACAGGGGAAAAGATTGCCAACCCCAAGCACTTTAACCGCTACTACAAACGACTCCGTAAGGCGCAGCGGTCTTTGAGTCGCAAACAAAAAGGCTCTCGCAATTGGGATAAGGCGCGGTTGAAAGTTGCCAAGATTCACCAGAAAATCTCTGATTCCAGAAAAGACCATTTGCACCAGTTGACGACTCGATTGATACGTGAAAACCAAACGATCATAATCGAGTCGTTGGCTGTGAAAAACATGGTCAAGAACCGTCAGCTTGCCCGATCCATCAGTGATGCTGGATGGGGCGAACTGGTACGGCAATTGGAATACAAAGCCCAGTGGTATGGTCGGACACTGGTGAAGATTGACCAATGGTTTCCCAGTTCTAAACGCTGTGGACAGTGTGGTCACATTGTTGAGCGGCTGCCATTGAGCGTCCGAGAATGGGACTGTCCTAAGTGTGGGGCGCACCATGACCGGGATGTGAATGCCGCTCAAAACATTTTGGCCGTGGGACACACGGTTACAGTCTGTGGAGCGGGTGTAAGACCTGATAGACATACGTCTGGAGGGCAACTGCGAAGAAGCAGAAAGTCTCAAAAGTGA
- a CDS encoding ABC transporter ATP-binding protein produces MSCQARILEIESLSVRYGGIYALRGVSLSIAAGECITLVGANGAGKTTLLRAISKLVPSKGIIRFAGQSIAGRSPHELVRLGIAHCPEGRQVLARQTVRDNLLLGAYCRRDEAQIAQDLEEQLKRFPRLRERQHQLAGTLSGGEQQMLAIARALMSRPRLLLLDEPSLGLAPNLVREIFAILAQLRQQGMTMLLVEQNAHLALQLGDRGYVLEAGQMTLSGQASDLLNDPRVQQAYLG; encoded by the coding sequence ATGAGTTGTCAAGCTCGCATTTTGGAAATTGAGTCCCTAAGTGTCCGCTACGGTGGCATTTATGCTCTGCGAGGGGTGAGTCTGTCTATTGCAGCCGGGGAGTGCATTACCCTTGTGGGTGCCAATGGTGCTGGCAAAACCACCCTCCTGCGTGCCATCTCTAAACTCGTTCCCAGTAAGGGTATCATTCGCTTTGCTGGTCAATCGATTGCAGGGCGATCGCCCCATGAATTAGTGAGGTTGGGCATTGCCCATTGTCCAGAGGGGCGGCAGGTTCTAGCACGCCAAACCGTACGGGACAATCTCCTTCTCGGTGCCTACTGCCGTCGAGATGAAGCGCAGATTGCCCAAGACCTCGAAGAGCAACTCAAGCGGTTTCCCAGACTACGGGAGCGGCAACACCAACTAGCAGGGACCCTCAGTGGGGGTGAACAGCAAATGCTGGCGATCGCCCGTGCCCTGATGAGTCGTCCTCGCTTACTGCTCCTGGATGAACCCAGTTTGGGCTTAGCACCGAATTTAGTGCGGGAAATTTTTGCCATTTTGGCGCAACTGCGGCAACAGGGGATGACCATGCTCCTGGTGGAGCAAAATGCTCACTTGGCCTTGCAGTTGGGCGATCGCGGCTATGTCCTGGAGGCAGGCCAAATGACCCTTAGTGGTCAGGCCTCAGATCTCTTGAATGATCCAAGGGTTCAGCAAGCTTACCTGGGTTAA
- a CDS encoding DUF4079 domain-containing protein, translated as MFLNLKDIILLLHPILACTFVFPVIGMTTFFALQTRQRRLKNTPSIPATVGSLHVKLGNLLAAGVIGITLVALAYSVVFGFQGFLMQAEKNTLQPLSVVLVALMFIVTIAATVLLYHAQSKLWRAVFATLSGMGVIILAFQPGVFRRDDEWWVSHFYFGLAAVMLMIFSVAIVKEIYQDRSLTWRRIHIGLNSLALILFLLQGITGTRDLLEIPLSWQAPVVYQCNFDPRSPQFKTCP; from the coding sequence ATGTTTCTCAACCTCAAAGATATTATTTTGCTGTTGCATCCCATCCTGGCCTGCACATTTGTTTTTCCCGTGATTGGCATGACGACGTTCTTTGCCCTGCAAACGCGGCAGCGTCGCCTCAAAAACACCCCCTCAATTCCTGCCACAGTCGGCAGTTTGCACGTGAAATTGGGCAATCTCCTAGCCGCTGGCGTCATTGGTATCACATTGGTGGCCTTGGCCTATTCAGTCGTGTTTGGATTTCAGGGCTTCCTGATGCAGGCGGAGAAGAACACGCTGCAGCCCCTCTCTGTTGTCCTTGTGGCACTAATGTTTATTGTCACTATTGCGGCAACAGTACTCCTGTATCACGCTCAATCGAAGCTATGGCGTGCTGTCTTTGCCACGCTCTCAGGAATGGGGGTGATCATCCTAGCCTTTCAGCCGGGGGTCTTTCGCCGCGATGACGAGTGGTGGGTTTCCCACTTTTACTTTGGTCTGGCGGCGGTGATGCTGATGATTTTTTCTGTGGCCATTGTGAAAGAAATTTACCAAGATCGATCGCTCACGTGGCGACGGATTCACATTGGCTTAAATTCCCTTGCTTTGATTCTCTTTTTATTGCAGGGAATTACAGGTACCCGTGACCTCTTGGAAATTCCCTTGAGTTGGCAAGCCCCCGTGGTCTATCAGTGCAACTTTGATCCGCGATCGCCCCAGTTCAAGACCTGTCCCTAA
- a CDS encoding cytochrome c oxidase subunit 3 has product MQGTVESQGTAIAVDHAHEHPDFRVLGLLVFLISESLMFGGLFAAYLLLRGMHEQWPPEGTEVELLVPTINTLILISSSFVIHYGDVAIKKDDVRGMRKWYWITAAMGAVFLGGQVYEYLTLGYGLRTNVFANCFYVMTGFHGLHVFIGILLILGVIWRSRRPGHYNAQKHTGVAMAEIYWHFVDVIWIILFTLLYILTRF; this is encoded by the coding sequence ATGCAAGGTACTGTTGAGTCTCAAGGGACGGCCATAGCGGTTGATCATGCCCATGAGCACCCTGATTTTCGGGTTTTAGGGTTGCTGGTCTTTCTCATTTCTGAATCCCTGATGTTTGGTGGCCTCTTTGCGGCCTATTTACTCCTGCGGGGCATGCATGAGCAATGGCCACCGGAAGGTACCGAAGTGGAACTTCTTGTGCCCACCATCAACACCCTCATTCTCATCTCCAGTAGCTTTGTTATCCACTACGGCGATGTTGCCATCAAAAAGGATGATGTTCGCGGCATGCGCAAATGGTATTGGATCACGGCGGCGATGGGGGCGGTGTTCCTTGGGGGGCAAGTGTATGAGTACCTCACCCTCGGCTATGGTCTGCGCACGAATGTCTTTGCCAACTGCTTCTATGTGATGACGGGCTTCCACGGTCTCCATGTCTTCATTGGCATTTTGTTAATTTTGGGGGTGATCTGGCGATCGCGCCGCCCTGGGCATTACAACGCCCAAAAGCATACGGGAGTGGCTATGGCAGAGATCTACTGGCACTTTGTGGATGTGATCTGGATTATCCTCTTCACATTGCTATATATCCTGACTCGTTTTTAG
- the ctaD gene encoding cytochrome c oxidase subunit I — MAQAQLPLDTPLSLPEHPKAWKWYDYFTFNVDHKVIGIQYLVTAFIFYLIGGLMAVAMRTELATADSDFLDPNLYNAFLTNHGTIMIFLWVVPAAIGGFGNYLVPLMIGARDMAFPRLNALAFWLNPPAGALLLASFLFGGAQAGWTSYPPLSTMTATTAQSMWILAIILVGTSSILGSVNFIVTIWKMKVPSMRWNQLPLFCWAMLATSLLALVSTPVLAAGLILLLFDINFGTSFYKPDAGGNVVIYQHLFWFYSHPAVYLMILPIFGIMSEVIPVHARKPIFGYQAIAYSSLAICCVGLFVWVHHMFTSGTPPWMRMFFTISTLIVAVPTGVKIFSWVATLWGGKIRLNSAMLFAIGLMSMFVLGGLSGVTLGTAPVDIHVHDTYYVVAHFHYVLFGGSVFGLYAGIYHWFPKMTGRLLDERLGILHFVLTLIGTNLTFLPMHELGLKGMPRRVAMYDPQFEPVNLICTIGAFVLAFSIIPFLINIIWSWNKGKIAGDNPWGGLTLEWTTSSPPLIENWEVLPVVTKGPYDYGIERRQESTDEDHDEEE, encoded by the coding sequence ATGGCGCAAGCACAACTGCCCCTAGATACCCCCTTGTCCCTCCCTGAGCATCCTAAGGCATGGAAGTGGTACGACTATTTCACCTTCAATGTTGATCACAAGGTGATTGGCATTCAATACTTGGTTACCGCCTTTATCTTTTACCTGATTGGCGGCCTGATGGCGGTGGCTATGCGCACGGAGCTGGCTACGGCAGATTCCGACTTCCTCGATCCCAATCTGTACAACGCCTTTCTCACCAACCACGGCACGATCATGATTTTCCTGTGGGTGGTGCCGGCGGCGATCGGGGGCTTTGGCAACTACTTGGTGCCCTTGATGATTGGGGCACGGGATATGGCCTTCCCCCGTTTGAATGCCCTGGCCTTTTGGCTGAACCCGCCGGCGGGGGCCCTACTGTTAGCCAGTTTCCTGTTTGGGGGTGCCCAAGCGGGCTGGACCTCCTATCCGCCCTTGAGTACGATGACAGCCACCACTGCCCAGAGTATGTGGATTCTGGCGATCATCCTTGTGGGCACCTCTTCGATTCTGGGATCGGTGAATTTCATTGTCACCATCTGGAAAATGAAAGTGCCCAGTATGCGCTGGAATCAATTGCCCCTCTTTTGCTGGGCAATGCTAGCGACCTCTCTGCTGGCTCTAGTCTCAACCCCTGTGCTGGCAGCAGGACTGATTTTGCTGCTGTTTGATATTAACTTTGGCACCTCGTTTTACAAACCGGATGCCGGTGGCAATGTGGTGATTTACCAGCACCTCTTCTGGTTTTACTCTCATCCAGCGGTGTACCTGATGATTTTGCCGATCTTTGGCATTATGTCCGAGGTAATTCCCGTGCATGCCCGTAAGCCCATCTTTGGCTATCAGGCGATCGCCTACTCGAGTTTGGCCATCTGCTGTGTGGGTCTCTTTGTCTGGGTGCACCACATGTTCACCAGCGGTACGCCCCCTTGGATGCGGATGTTCTTTACGATTTCAACCCTGATTGTGGCGGTGCCGACGGGGGTGAAAATCTTCAGCTGGGTGGCCACCCTCTGGGGCGGTAAAATTCGTCTCAACAGTGCCATGCTCTTTGCCATTGGCCTAATGTCAATGTTTGTCCTGGGTGGTCTCAGCGGTGTGACCTTGGGGACTGCCCCCGTGGATATTCACGTCCATGATACCTACTATGTGGTGGCACACTTCCACTATGTGCTTTTTGGCGGTTCGGTGTTTGGTCTCTATGCAGGCATTTACCACTGGTTCCCCAAAATGACCGGACGGCTTCTTGATGAGCGCCTAGGGATTCTCCACTTTGTGCTGACGTTGATTGGCACGAACTTGACCTTTTTACCCATGCATGAGTTGGGGCTAAAGGGGATGCCCCGCCGCGTTGCTATGTACGATCCCCAATTTGAGCCAGTTAACCTGATTTGTACGATAGGTGCTTTTGTCTTGGCCTTCTCGATAATTCCCTTCCTGATTAACATCATTTGGAGCTGGAATAAGGGCAAAATTGCTGGCGATAACCCTTGGGGCGGTCTCACCCTAGAGTGGACGACCAGTTCACCGCCCCTGATTGAAAACTGGGAAGTGCTGCCCGTGGTTACCAAGGGTCCCTACGACTATGGCATTGAGCGGCGCCAGGAAAGCACTGATGAGGATCATGACGAGGAAGAGTGA
- a CDS encoding cytochrome c oxidase subunit II, with translation MEQIPASIWTLTAGVVVTLISFWVGHHHGLLPEQASEQAPLVDNFFDIMLTIGTALFLVVQGAIILFVIRYRRRAGEEGDGLPVEGNLPLEAFWTAIPALIVIFLGIYSVDIFQRMGGLNPGDHAMHSMHAPKSGMAVVAQAPSKTTSDATALLAAAQPPEIGIGASPDVQGKAPDLVVDVAGMQYAWIFTYPDSGIVSGELHIPVGKDVQLNLSARDVIHSFWVPQFRLKQDAIPGVPTELRFKATKVGTYPVVCAELCGGYHGAMRTQVIVHTPEDFETWRRQNQGIATAPVIPSLRDRHIHEMGVTAELVAQVEAIAHDPSPEKL, from the coding sequence ATGGAACAAATACCCGCTTCAATTTGGACACTGACCGCTGGTGTTGTGGTGACCCTGATTAGTTTTTGGGTAGGGCATCACCATGGCCTCTTGCCGGAGCAGGCCTCTGAGCAAGCTCCCTTGGTGGATAACTTCTTTGACATTATGCTCACCATTGGTACCGCCCTCTTTCTGGTGGTACAGGGTGCCATCATCCTTTTTGTGATTCGCTATCGCCGCCGTGCCGGTGAGGAAGGTGATGGACTACCCGTGGAGGGCAACCTACCCCTAGAGGCCTTCTGGACAGCGATTCCGGCTTTGATTGTGATCTTCCTTGGTATTTACAGCGTCGATATTTTCCAGCGCATGGGGGGACTGAATCCGGGGGATCATGCCATGCACTCGATGCATGCACCCAAGTCAGGGATGGCGGTTGTTGCCCAAGCCCCCTCGAAAACCACCAGTGATGCAACTGCCCTCTTAGCAGCGGCGCAACCCCCGGAAATTGGCATTGGGGCTAGCCCTGATGTTCAAGGCAAAGCCCCAGACCTAGTGGTGGATGTGGCGGGTATGCAGTATGCGTGGATTTTCACCTACCCCGACAGTGGCATTGTCTCCGGCGAATTGCATATCCCAGTTGGCAAGGATGTGCAGTTAAATCTCTCGGCGCGGGATGTCATCCATTCCTTTTGGGTGCCCCAGTTCCGCTTGAAGCAGGATGCGATTCCCGGTGTGCCCACTGAGCTGCGCTTTAAGGCCACTAAAGTTGGGACATACCCTGTGGTCTGTGCGGAGCTGTGTGGTGGCTACCACGGTGCCATGCGCACCCAGGTGATCGTGCATACCCCAGAGGATTTTGAAACGTGGCGCAGGCAAAACCAAGGGATAGCAACGGCACCAGTGATCCCTTCTCTGAGGGATCGCCATATCCATGAGATGGGCGTAACCGCGGAATTGGTGGCGCAAGTAGAAGCAATCGCCCACGACCCTTCTCCCGAAAAGCTTTAG